A region of the Bacillota bacterium genome:
CGGATCTGATTGACGAGGCCGGGATCGTCGAACTCGAGGGCGAGCGCAGGGATGTGAGGGTGCGGACACCAGCGTGGGTGGTTCGCGACGGGGCGTGCGCCATAGCTCTTCCCACAGAAGGGGAATCGCCCCAGGTGAGCTTCACGTTTGTAGCCCCTAGGCCCGGAATGGCATCGGAGCACGCGGACTTCAAGGTCACCCCCGAGGTGTTCGAAAGGGAGATCGCTCCCGCCCGTACCGTCGGATTCGAGTGGGAGCTTGCCACGCTGCACGAGAGGGGCCTCGCCCTTGGCGCGACGGTGAACGATGCTGTCATTGTGGGCGAGAACGGCTACGTCGGCTCCGCCAGGTTCGCCAACGAGGCCGCACGGCACAAGGCCCTCGACCTGTTGGGGGACATGGCGCTTCTCGGCAGGGTGTCGGGGCATTTCATAGGCATAGGCTCGGGGCACGCCATGCACCATGAGCTTGCCAAGGCCGTCGCCCGTGACGCCTGGCGCGGGACGGATGGGATAGGAGGGGCGCCAAGCCAGTCATGATCGATTTGAGGGGAATTCAGGAGGTCTTACCGCACAGGTACCCGTTCTTGCTGGTCGACCGCATAGTCGGGCTCGAGCGCGGCAAGCGCGCTGTGGGCATAAAGAACGTCACCGCCAACGAGCCGTTCTTTCAAGGCCATTTTCCAGGCAATCCGGTGATGCCCGGGGTGCTCATATTGGAGGCCATGGCGCAGGTCGTGGCGTTCGCTGCGCTGGGCACGGGGAGCGCGCCGGGGAAGGTTCCCTACCTGGTGGGCGTGGACAGGGCGCGGTTCCGGAGGCCCGTCGTGCCCGGGGACCAGGTGCGCCTCGAGGCGGAGCTCGTGAGAGTGAGGGACGATTTCGGCAGGGCCGCCTGCTCCGCTTTCGTCGATGACAAGCTGGTAGCAGACGCGGAGATGACTTTCGCGCTGGTGGGGATCATCCAGGATGGCGCCGGCGAGGGCTCCGGATCACCGGCAGGCTTGACTCCCGGGGCATGCGCCGGAACGACCGCGGGAGCGGACGGCGGGACGGCATGCGAGGGACGGAGCGAGGCCGAGGCTACGAATTCGAAGGGGGCGTCCTCATGAAAACCGCCCAGACCCCGAGTTTCCGGATCAGGAAGATCCATGAGACCGCCATAATCCATCCGACGGCGAGGATAGGGCAGGACGTGATCATCGGACCGTACTGCGTGATAGGCGAGGATGTGACCATAGGCGACGGGTGCAAGCTTGCGAGCCACGTCGTCATGGAAGGGCCGACCACGATCGGCAGGAACTGTGCCTTCTCGTCGGGGGCGAGGATCGGCGTGGAGCCTCAGGACTTCAAGCACAACGGCGAGAAGACCGCGCTGGTGATCGGCGACAACAACGTCTTCCGCGAGTTCGTCACGGTGAGCCGGGGCACTGTCTCAGGCCACGGGGAGACGCGGATCGGCGACAACAACATGGTGATGTCGTACGGCCACATCGCCCACGATTGCCGTGTGGGCAGTCACACGATCATCACCTCCGGAGCCGCGCTGGCAGGCCACTGCACTCTCGAGGATTATGCGATCGTGGGAGGCATGGCCGGCGTGCATCAATTCGTGAAGATAGGCAGGATGGCCATGATCGGCGGCATGGCCAAGGTGACAAAGGACGTGCCCCCTTACATGTTGGTTGACGGAAACCCTGCGCGAGTGATCGGCGTGAACGTCGTGGGCATGAGGAGGAACGGCACACCTCCCGAAGTGCGCGAGGCGGTGCGGCGCGCGTACAAGATCCTGTACGAATCGGGGCTCAACCTGTCCCAAGCCATCGGAAGGATCGAACAGGAGCTTCGAGGGAGTGATGAGATCGACCATCTCGTGCAGTTCCTAAAGACTTCCACCAGGGGCATCATCGCGGGTCATCCTCGCGAACCCCGCGCCCTGCAGGACTGAGAGGCTGGCGGGGCTGATGGCCGCGGCAGCGTCGTCCAAGCTCGGGCTCATAGCGGGCGAGGGGGAGCTAGCATCCTTCGTCGCAAAGAAAGCATCCTCTCTCGGGACGGAAGTGATCGCGATATCCCTCACCGGGAGGCTCGATCCGGCGGTGCAGTCGGCTGCCGCCAAGGTGTACAGGGTCGATCTCGCGGATGCGCTCTCAATAGTGTCAATTCTCAAGGCAGAGTGTGTGACCGAAGCCGTAATGATAGGCAAGGTCTGGCGGGCCGAGGGATTTCGGCACCGAGGGCCGGCGGCCGCGGTCGAAACGGTCGCGCGCGGGAAGCCCCACCGCACTGATGTCGAGATCCTCCTGGGTTTTGCAGAGAAACTGGAGGAGGCGGGCATCGTCCTCGTGAGCCAGCTGCGTTATCTGGACGACGCACTGCCGCAGGAGGGTGTCCTCGGGTGCCGCGCCCCTTCCCCGTCTGAATGGCAAGACGTCGAGTTCGGGGCGAGGATCGCCCGGCTGGTCGCTCGAGCCGGAGTCGGCCAGACGGTGGCGGTGAAAGACGGGGCGGTGGTGGCCGTGGAAGCGGCCGAAGGCACCGACGCGATGATACGACGAGCGGGCAGGATCGCGTCCGGATGCGCCGTGGTGAAGGTGTCCTGGCCCGGCCGGGACGAAAGGTTCGACATACCGACGGTGGGACCGGGTACCATCGAGGTCATGCGGAAGGCCAAGGCTACGACACTTGCATGCGAGGCCGGCAGGACGATAATCGTGAGGAAACGCGACACGATCGCTCTGGCTGACGAGGCGGGCATCGCCTTGGTAGGAGTATCGCGGATGAGAGGCGGGAAGGCTTGAGGGTCATGATCGTGACCGGGGAGGCGTCCGGCGACATGTACGGAGGCCGCCTGGCAGAGAAGCTCAAGGTCTTGCGCCCAGGCATCGATCTCTTCGGGCTGGGCGGGAAGTTGATGCAGGCCGCCGGTGTGCGCCTGCTTTTCGACCCTACCGGCCTTTCCGCTGTGGGCTTCGCCGAGGCACTGCGCAGTGCGGTTGCGCTGCGCGAAGTTCTCGTCGAGGCCAGACGAGCCTTGAGTTCGGAACGGCCCTCGTGTCTCGTTCTAATCGATTTTCCGGAGTTCAACACGAGACTTGCCGGGGAGGCTGCCAGACGGGGCGTGAGATCGGTGTACCTCTTCCCTCCGACGGCATGGGCGTGGCGTCGAGGCCGCGCCAGGCGAATTGCGCGAACGGTCACGAAGGTCGCTTCGGTGTTTCCACTCGAGGCCGAGGTGTACCGCGAAGCAGGCGCGAGTGTGGAGTTCGTGGGCCATCCTCTTCTGGACCTGGTGAGCCCGGCCGGGCTTGCCGACAGACAGGCCGCCAGGGAGGAGTTAGGATTGGGAGCAGGCTCGAAAGTGGATACCAACGCACCGATCGTGGGTCTTCTGCCGGGAAGCCGCGCCCAAGAGATGAGGCTGCTCCTCGCGCCGATGCTGGAGGGCGCGGTGAGGATCGCTAGAGCGAGGCCGGGGGCTCGGTTCGTGCTACCTCTCGCTGAGACAGTGCCTGACGAGGCGGTCCGAAAGGCCGTCGCGGCTGTTGGCCTTCCGATCCGGTTGGTCCGGCGTCAGGCGCACGAGTGCATGGCCGCGGCCGACGCGCTGGTGGTCGCGTCGGGCACGGCCACGCTCGAGGCGACCATCGTGGGGACACCGATGGTTGTGGTGTACAGAGTGTCTCGGTCCACGGCAGCGCTGGCGAGGCTTCTCCTGAAGATACCCTACATCTCGTGGCCCAACATCCTTGCGCGACAGCGCATCGTTCCAGAGCTGCTCCAAGGCGAGGCCACCGGGGAGCGCATCGCACGCGAAACGTTGAGGCTCCTGGACGACCCGGCGTCTGCCGACGAGATGATCGAGGGCCTGGCGAAGGCCCGCACCGCCCTTGGCTCTCCCGGCGCGCTGGAGCGGGTCGCCAGACTTGTTATCGAGGTGGCGCGGGCATGAGCCCGGGACGCGAGAGCGGAATTCACCCGCATGGGTGCACGGTAGGGCGACGCGCGGCGGTGGTCGTCGTGGCCAACAGCCCCGGGGAGATCTCGGGTTGGGCGAGACCTGTCGTGGCAAGCCTGCGTTCCCTCGAAGCCACGATCGCGCCTGCGTTTGGCGGGCTCGGTGTGGTAGTGGTCGTGCCGCCGTGTCCGTTCGCGAGCGGGCGGGAGACCGAGGTGGCCGCAGCCATCGAGGGCGTGGACGCCGTTGTGGCTCCATCGGAATACCTGAAGTATGCGCTTTTCGGCGTGGTTCCGAAGGGGCTTCGGCCGCTTTCTGGTAGCCCTGGCGTCGTAGTGCACCTCGGGGGCGACCCCATGCATTCAGCGCTCCTTTCGAGAAGGCTGGGTTATCCGGCGGTGCTCTACACGGACCGCACGGCGGGGTTCGTGGGAAGCTTCGTCCGGTTCTTGGCCGAAGATGCTCGCGTCGAAGCCAAGCTGCGGAAAAAGGGCGTGCCGGCGGACAAGATCACCATAGTGGGAAACCTCATGATAGACGGCGTGGAAGCTCGCGTGGATCGGGCTGCTGCGAGGGCAGAGTTGGGAGTTACGGCAGGCGCTCCGCTGGTGTGCCTGATGCCGGGAAGCCGGAGACAGCAGATATCTTGCGCCATGCCGTTCTTCCTGAGGGTAGCGGAGATCGTGAAGAAGTTCCGGGGTGACGCGCATTTCGTTGCCGTGCTATCGCCCTACGTAGGGCCCAGCATGGTGAGCGCGGCTCTGTCGGCCTATGCGGCGGGCGCTGCCGCGTCGTCGAGGGCCGACTCGAGGCAGACGCACGTGGAGCAAGGGGACCGGTCTGGCGCGGACCGGTCTGGCGCGCGTTGGGGTTCTGGACACGGCTGGCGCCCCAGTCGGAGATTGGAAGGGGCTCGTGGCAGGCTCGTGCTGCTTGACAGCGAGCACGATGCGAGCGCCGCGCGCGCGCCGGAGCCTGCTTACCTGATAGAAACGGACGAAGGCGTGGCCGTGAAGCTCGTGGCCAGACACCGCTACGGGGCAATGGCCGCGGCCGACGTTGCCGTGGCCATGCCGGGAACTGTCACGGCTGAGCTTGCGTTTCTGGGGGTGCCGACGGTCGTAGCCGTTCCGACGAACATGCCGGAGGAGGTCCCGCTGCCGGGGTTGCCGGGGCTCCTCGGAGCGATCCCATATGTCGGACGCTATCTGAAGCGTATCGGCGTTCAGAGAGCGCTCGAACGCATCGAGTTTACTGCGATTCCCAACAAGCGACAGAGGCGTATGATCACTCCCGAGGTGAGGGGGATCATCGGAGCCCAGGACGTGGCCATCAAGGTTTTGGAGCTATTGCAGGACGCGAAGGCGCGCGGTAGAATTGCTCTGGAGTTGAGACAGGCGATGGGCCAACCCGGGGCATCCCTCAGGGTGGCCTCTGTGGTCCTCGAGACGCTCATGTCGACGGGAGGCAAACGCGATTGAAAGAAGGTAGAGGCCGTTGAAGCGGGGCGGCCAGGGTCCCCTCAAGAAGCTGATCACGGTGATGCTGCCCTACGCCCACGTCTTTGCGGGCGGCCTCGTCTGCACGATTTTCGCGGGCCTATCCAATCTCCTCATATACTGGGTTGTCAAGGAGCTCATAGACAGGGTTCTTACAGGGCCCGACGCGGTGGGACGCGCCGCCATGCTCAACCTCGTCGTGGTCGGGATTCTCGTCTTGTTCATCCTGAAGGGGATCGTGTCGTACGGTCAGGTGTACCTGATGGCGTTCGTGGGCCACAGAGTCGTCGCCGATCTTCGGGAGAGGATATACGGCCATCTCCAGCGTATGTCCCTCGGTTTCCACGAGAGCAGGCGCAGGGGCGAGATGATATCCCGCGTCACCAATGACGTGGCAATAGTCCAGGCGAGCGTGTCTTCGGGCATGGCCGAGCTTTTGTCGCAGCTGGTCATGCTCGTGGGCATCGCGGGTCTCATGTTCTACCTGGACTGGAAGCTGTCCCTCGTGACGGTGGCGATAATGCCGCTGGTCGCAGCGGTGGTGGGGAAGGCCGGCAACAGACTCCGCAGGATAACCGGGCTCATACAGAGCACGATCGCAGACGTCACATCGGTTCTCCAGGAGACTCTGGCCGGGATCAGGATAGTCAAGGCCTTCACCATGGAGGCCCACGAGATGGAGCGGTTCCGTCGCGAGAACGAGGGCAATTTCGCGGCCTCGCTCAAGGGCGCGAGGGTGAACGCAGCCGTTGGGCCCGTGGTCGAGTTCCTATCCGTGATCGGGCTCGCTGCCGTTCTGTGGTTCGGCGGGCGCCAGGTCATACGCGGCTACCTGACCCTCGGCGAGTTCATGGCGTTCCTTGGCGCGGTTGGGACGGCCCCGACCCCCCTAGGGCGCCTGTCGGCCACCTACGGAGCGTTTCAGCAGGCGTTGGGTGCCGCCGACCGCATTTTCGATCTGCTTGACGAGGAACCAGAGGTGGAAGACGCCCCGGGAGCCGTTGGGCTGCCCTCTACCATATCCGGCAGGGTGGACTTCGAGGACGTACACTTCGCCTATCGTCCTGACGAGCCTGTCCTGAACGGCATCAGCTTCACCGTCGTGCCAGGCGAGATCGTGGCGCTGGTGGGGCCGAGCGGCGCCGGAAAGACGACGCTCATCAACCTGATCCCGAGGTTCTACGACCCGTCGAGCGGGACCGTGCGCATAGATGGCTACGACCTGAGGCGGTTGAGACTGTCGTCGCTCAGGCGTGCCATCGGCTTGGTGCCGCAGGAAACCGTCTTGTTCAGCGTGAGCGTGGCGGAGAACATCGCCTACGGGAAGCCGGGCGCGAGCGAGAGAGAGATCGTGGAGGCTGCGAAGCTGGCGAACGCTCACGATTTTGTGATGCGCCTTCCCGACGGGTACGACACTCTCATAGGGGAACGCGGGGTTATGCTGTCCGGCGGGCAGCGTCAGAGGATCGCCATTGCCAGGGCCGTTCTGCGCGACCCGCGCATCCTCATCCTGGACGAAGCCACGTCGTCCCTGGATCCCGAGTCGGAGGTGCAGGTGCAGGAGGCGCTCGCCCGTCTCTTCAGAAACCGGACGACTTTCATCATAGCCCATAGGCTCTCAACGGTTCGAATGGCCAACAGGATCCTGGTGATCGACGGCGGCAGGATAGTCGAGTCGGGCACCCACGACGATCTCATGGCGCTGAACGGGCATTACACGAGGCTCGCTTCCGCCAAGTTCTGCGAGGAGCAGGTGATATAGGCGGGGCAGCGGCCCAGGCGGAACACCGAGGGTTCCCAAGACCGCGGGCTCTCGCCGCCATTGCTCAAGCTGCCGATTGCCAAAGCCGCTGACGACTGCGGAAAGGCTTCGGCCGCTCGGGGTGGCCGCGGACCCGTGACACAGCGGTCGGACCAGGCACAGCGGACGGAACGCACAAGCGGAAGACAGGCGCGTCGGGAGGTGGGGTGGCGCAATGAAGGCCATGGTGATGGCGGCAGGTGTGGGATCCCGCCTCGAGCCCCTGACGGTGAATGTCCCGAAGCCCATGGTTCCAGTGGTCACGAGACCGGCGATGGAGCACATACTCGCGCTCCTGAGGCGACACGGCGTGAGAGAAGTCGTCGCGAACCTCTGGCACCTTCCGGAATCTATCGAGGCTTACTTCGGGAATGGAGCGGCTTTCGGAGTGTCGCTCCGTTACTCACGCGAGGAGGAACTTCGCGGAACGGCGGGCGGGGTGCTCGCCGCAAAGAGCCTGCTGTGGTCGGGTGCAGGAGAGGGCACGTTCCTCCTCGTCGCAGGCGATGCGCTCACGTGCGCCGACCTCAGCCGACTCGTTGAGTTCCATCGCGAGAAGAAGGCGCTCGTCACAATAGGGCTCAAGCCAGTGCGAGACCCGTCGAGGTTCGGCGTGGTCGTGGCGGATGACGACGGCAGGGTCCTCGAGTTCCAGGAGAAGCCCAAGCGGGGCGAGGCCAGGAGCAACCTTGCAAACACCATGATCTACGTGTTCGAGCCGGAGATCTTCGACCACATCCCGACGGAAGGCGCACCCGACTTCGGCAAGGACGTCTTTCCACGCCTTGTGAGAGAGGGAGCCTCGTTCTACGGGCTCGTCTTGGACGAGTATTGGTGCGACATCGGGACCCTCAGCCACTACCGGCTGGCTCACCGGGACATACTTGCTGGCGCGGTGCACGTCGACATCCCCGGACGCGAAGTGTCACCCGGTGTGTGGATCGGCGAGGGTGCCGAGGTACATAGGGCCGCCACGCTGCTGGCACCAGTGCTCATTGGGCGAGGGGCGAAGGTGGGTCCCGGCGTTCAGGTCGGCCCCTACAGCGTTATCGGTGACAACTGCGTGGTGGATGAAGGGGCTCGGATCTATCAGAGTGTTGTCTGGAACAACACCCGTGTGGGCAGGGAGGCTACGCTCAAGGACTGCGTGGTAGGGAGCGAGTGCTACCTGGAGCGGGGCGCGTCGCTCGGCGAGGGGGTAGTGCTGAGCGACGAGTGCGTGGTGGAGGAGGGCGGAGTAGTCAAGCGGAACGTGAAGATCGGGCCGCGGAGAACGGTGAAGAGGAAGGTGGCCGTGTGGTAAGGATCAGACGGTCGCCCGGCGGGTGGCACAGGGGGCGCTCCCGGGACTCGGTCCTTGCGGGCGGCACTCAGGGTGAAACGGGCCCTGTGGGGCGCCGTCGACGCGCGAGCCCTCTCCTCTGGGCAGTGCTTGCAGCGGTGGCCGTGGCCGCGGTTGCGACAGCGTGGATCTGTCCGCGCGCGGCGAGGCGCGCGACGCCGGGGATGTCGCCGGCACCGTCCGATCATGGATCCGCACAGACACAGGGGAGCGCAGCTCAAGGGCCTCGACAAGACGCGCACCTCCTTCCCGGTGCGGCGGTGATACTCGAGGGAACGAAACTTGTGGTTCCGCGTCCATCGGGCGAGCCTGACTGGGAGTTCTCCGCCGGGCGCATCGAGATCTCAGAGGAGCGCCAGCTGGCCAGGCTGAGCGAGGTCGAGGGCGCGAGATATGTCAACGGGGCGGCGCAGACTCACATCCGGGCCAGGGCCGTGACAGCGGACCTTACGACCGGACGGATCGAGTTCGCGGGTGGTGTCGAGGTAGCGGGCGCAGGAGGAGCGGGGTTTTCCGCTCGCCAGGCGGCTTGGGACCCTGAGCTCGCGAAGTTCCTCGCGTCAGGAGAGGTTAAGTATGCTGACGGCAGATCCACCATCACCGCCGACGCGATTCAGGTGGACGCACGTTTGGAAGAGGTTGTCATGAAGGGCAGGGTCAGGTTCAGCACCGTGGTGAGGCACGAATGACGACGGTTCTCGTGTTGAGTAACGGGCACGGAGAGGACGTAATAGGGGCGATGATAGCCAGGGAGGTGCGCGCGCTGCGCCCGTCCCTCGACGTGGTGGGTTTTCCTCTCGTCGGCCTCGGAAAGCCCTACCGCGACGCGCACATAAGGATAGCGGGGATCCAGAGAGCCATGCCCAGCGGCGGGTTCGCCAAACACGGGGTGCGTCTCCTGCTCCGGGACATAAGGGCGGGCCTCATAGGTCACACGGCGAACCAGATCCGGCACCTGCGGGCGTGCGCACGCGGAGCAAGCCTCGCCGTGTGTGTCGGGGACGCATACCCTCTGCTGCTTGCGGGCCTCTTCGTGAGGCGTCCCATACTGTGTCTTTCCACGGCGAAATCCGAGTACATCCACGGTCACTACGCCGTGGAGACGTGGCTCATGCGCAGGCTGGCCGGCATGGTCTTGGCCCGGGACGCGAGGACCGCCAAGGCGCTGGCGGCCGTGGGGGTCAGGGCGGACTACGCGGGGAACGTCATGATGGACGGATTCTCCATCACGGGAGAGAACTTCGGCCTGACGCTAGAGAAGAAGGTCGTGGGGATACTGCCGGGGTCCAGGCAGGAGGCATACCGGAACATGGTCGAGATCCTGGGTGTCGTGCGGCGCCTCGCGGAAGCGACCGGGAACGGCCTGGATTTCGTGGCAGGCCTCGCGCCAAGCCTCGACTGCACTCTCCTTGGCCAGGCGGTGAGGGCTGCCGGATGGCGCTTCGTCCCCGGCGGGTCGAAGGACGGCGAGGCTGGGGACGTCGAAGCTGGGATAGTTGGGCGGCTCTTCCCCGTCGAGAGCGATGAGCCTTGCGTCATTCTGACACAGGGAAGGTTCGGCGACGTACTCAACGTGAGCAACATCATCATCGGGCTGTCCGGCACAGGGAACGAGCAGGCCGCCGGCCTGGGCAGGCCGGTGGTGGCGTTTCCTACGGACGGACCGCAGTTCAACGAGAGGTTCGCCCGAGCGCAGAAGCGACTCCTTGGCGACGCGTTGGTCCTCGTTGAAGAGGGCGGGCCGGAGGCAGTTGCCCGCGAAGTCCTATCGATATTGGGGGACTCCGCGCGAGTCTCGAGGATGCGTCGCGCAGGCTACGAGAGGATGGGAGAGCAGGGAGCCGCCACGCGGACGGCGAAGATAATCGTGCATTACTTGGATACGGGGCGCTGGGAGGGCTGTGGTTTTGAGAAAGGCTAGTGCTGCTCATGATGGTGGCGGCAGGGGCTTCAGCGCCTGCGCGTGGTCGGTGGACTTGGCGCGACATGTCGCAAGGCCCGCGTTGCGGAAGGTGACGTGCTGCGTGGCGTGCCTGGCGCTTCTCGCCGGAGGCCTCACTTCCTGGGGAGGGCGGGCATGGGCGCAGTCGCAGTCGACGGGCGCGGCCGCCGCGGCCGGGGGCAAGACCTTCGAGATGACCGCGGAACAGGTCACGTACCGTGGCAAGGATCGAGTGACCGTCGCCGAAGGCAAGGTTCTCATCGTGTATGGGTCCTTCAAGGTGTCCGGCGATTGGGCCGAGTACGACGATCGAGTGCCGTGCGTGCGTGTGCGAGGGAAGGAAAGGGTCAGGTTCGAGGATACGGCTGACAAGACAGTGTTGAGTGCGGGAGAAATCGTCTTCTACTTGAGTGATGAGAAAGTGGAGGCCTCCGGCGGAGTTACCCTGAGCTATCAGGGCGGCCGTTCCCTCGCTTCGGGCGACATCCTTACCTACCTGGGCAGGGAGAAGAAGGGCGTCGTCGCTGGGAACGCGCGGGTGGAGCTCGGCGGAAAGGTGTTCACTGCCGCCTCCGTAACAGTGTTCTTCTCGGAGGAGAGGATCATCGCGACGGGCGGTACGCGCACGATCATCCCGAGCGAGGAGATGACCGCCCCGGACTCGTCGAGCCCTGGGAAGGAGCAGT
Encoded here:
- the lpxA gene encoding acyl-ACP--UDP-N-acetylglucosamine O-acyltransferase: MKTAQTPSFRIRKIHETAIIHPTARIGQDVIIGPYCVIGEDVTIGDGCKLASHVVMEGPTTIGRNCAFSSGARIGVEPQDFKHNGEKTALVIGDNNVFREFVTVSRGTVSGHGETRIGDNNMVMSYGHIAHDCRVGSHTIITSGAALAGHCTLEDYAIVGGMAGVHQFVKIGRMAMIGGMAKVTKDVPPYMLVDGNPARVIGVNVVGMRRNGTPPEVREAVRRAYKILYESGLNLSQAIGRIEQELRGSDEIDHLVQFLKTSTRGIIAGHPREPRALQD
- a CDS encoding lipid-A-disaccharide synthase-related protein → MTTVLVLSNGHGEDVIGAMIAREVRALRPSLDVVGFPLVGLGKPYRDAHIRIAGIQRAMPSGGFAKHGVRLLLRDIRAGLIGHTANQIRHLRACARGASLAVCVGDAYPLLLAGLFVRRPILCLSTAKSEYIHGHYAVETWLMRRLAGMVLARDARTAKALAAVGVRADYAGNVMMDGFSITGENFGLTLEKKVVGILPGSRQEAYRNMVEILGVVRRLAEATGNGLDFVAGLAPSLDCTLLGQAVRAAGWRFVPGGSKDGEAGDVEAGIVGRLFPVESDEPCVILTQGRFGDVLNVSNIIIGLSGTGNEQAAGLGRPVVAFPTDGPQFNERFARAQKRLLGDALVLVEEGGPEAVAREVLSILGDSARVSRMRRAGYERMGEQGAATRTAKIIVHYLDTGRWEGCGFEKG
- a CDS encoding NDP-sugar synthase, coding for MKAMVMAAGVGSRLEPLTVNVPKPMVPVVTRPAMEHILALLRRHGVREVVANLWHLPESIEAYFGNGAAFGVSLRYSREEELRGTAGGVLAAKSLLWSGAGEGTFLLVAGDALTCADLSRLVEFHREKKALVTIGLKPVRDPSRFGVVVADDDGRVLEFQEKPKRGEARSNLANTMIYVFEPEIFDHIPTEGAPDFGKDVFPRLVREGASFYGLVLDEYWCDIGTLSHYRLAHRDILAGAVHVDIPGREVSPGVWIGEGAEVHRAATLLAPVLIGRGAKVGPGVQVGPYSVIGDNCVVDEGARIYQSVVWNNTRVGREATLKDCVVGSECYLERGASLGEGVVLSDECVVEEGGVVKRNVKIGPRRTVKRKVAVW
- the lpxB gene encoding lipid-A-disaccharide synthase codes for the protein MIVTGEASGDMYGGRLAEKLKVLRPGIDLFGLGGKLMQAAGVRLLFDPTGLSAVGFAEALRSAVALREVLVEARRALSSERPSCLVLIDFPEFNTRLAGEAARRGVRSVYLFPPTAWAWRRGRARRIARTVTKVASVFPLEAEVYREAGASVEFVGHPLLDLVSPAGLADRQAAREELGLGAGSKVDTNAPIVGLLPGSRAQEMRLLLAPMLEGAVRIARARPGARFVLPLAETVPDEAVRKAVAAVGLPIRLVRRQAHECMAAADALVVASGTATLEATIVGTPMVVVYRVSRSTAALARLLLKIPYISWPNILARQRIVPELLQGEATGERIARETLRLLDDPASADEMIEGLAKARTALGSPGALERVARLVIEVARA
- the lpxC gene encoding UDP-3-O-acyl-N-acetylglucosamine deacetylase, which codes for MDARCLERGTRQTTVSRQVSYRGRGLHTGSPSRVTIRPAPCGTGIVFVRCDLPGRPTIPASVEFVGVSLRATALVRNGVRILTVEHLLAAVVWGGIDNALIEVDGEEIPLGDGSSRVFSDLIDEAGIVELEGERRDVRVRTPAWVVRDGACAIALPTEGESPQVSFTFVAPRPGMASEHADFKVTPEVFEREIAPARTVGFEWELATLHERGLALGATVNDAVIVGENGYVGSARFANEAARHKALDLLGDMALLGRVSGHFIGIGSGHAMHHELAKAVARDAWRGTDGIGGAPSQS
- the lpxI gene encoding UDP-2,3-diacylglucosamine diphosphatase LpxI (LpxI, functionally equivalent to LpxH, replaces it in LPS biosynthesis in a minority of bacteria.); protein product: MAAAASSKLGLIAGEGELASFVAKKASSLGTEVIAISLTGRLDPAVQSAAAKVYRVDLADALSIVSILKAECVTEAVMIGKVWRAEGFRHRGPAAAVETVARGKPHRTDVEILLGFAEKLEEAGIVLVSQLRYLDDALPQEGVLGCRAPSPSEWQDVEFGARIARLVARAGVGQTVAVKDGAVVAVEAAEGTDAMIRRAGRIASGCAVVKVSWPGRDERFDIPTVGPGTIEVMRKAKATTLACEAGRTIIVRKRDTIALADEAGIALVGVSRMRGGKA
- a CDS encoding ABC transporter ATP-binding protein/permease — translated: MKRGGQGPLKKLITVMLPYAHVFAGGLVCTIFAGLSNLLIYWVVKELIDRVLTGPDAVGRAAMLNLVVVGILVLFILKGIVSYGQVYLMAFVGHRVVADLRERIYGHLQRMSLGFHESRRRGEMISRVTNDVAIVQASVSSGMAELLSQLVMLVGIAGLMFYLDWKLSLVTVAIMPLVAAVVGKAGNRLRRITGLIQSTIADVTSVLQETLAGIRIVKAFTMEAHEMERFRRENEGNFAASLKGARVNAAVGPVVEFLSVIGLAAVLWFGGRQVIRGYLTLGEFMAFLGAVGTAPTPLGRLSATYGAFQQALGAADRIFDLLDEEPEVEDAPGAVGLPSTISGRVDFEDVHFAYRPDEPVLNGISFTVVPGEIVALVGPSGAGKTTLINLIPRFYDPSSGTVRIDGYDLRRLRLSSLRRAIGLVPQETVLFSVSVAENIAYGKPGASEREIVEAAKLANAHDFVMRLPDGYDTLIGERGVMLSGGQRQRIAIARAVLRDPRILILDEATSSLDPESEVQVQEALARLFRNRTTFIIAHRLSTVRMANRILVIDGGRIVESGTHDDLMALNGHYTRLASAKFCEEQVI